The Rana temporaria chromosome 13, aRanTem1.1, whole genome shotgun sequence genome has a window encoding:
- the LOC120920639 gene encoding cholinesterase-like — protein MPAIGKLKFLVYLPIYIFVILPSLLSASNEEDTVVEIKQGKVRGFHLPTLSGSVIAYLGIPYGEAPTETQRFKKPEPRKPWRSIYNATKYGKSCYQWKDKAFASFAGANMWQVNNEMSEDCLHLNVWVPSSKPKSAQVMVFIYGGAFLAGTSSLEIYDPSILTFSENIILVSMNYRVGAFGFLALPANKDIPGNAGLFDQQLALKWVHENIAAFGGDPNSVTLFGHSSGAACVGFHLLSPGSQKYVKRVILQSGSVSAAWAINTHKRAKRLTLKLADLLGCPINDDSAMVDCLKKMDATKIVDKQLYVETIHPFALTRITPIVDYDFISDTPSNAIKEGLKKTEVLIGGTKDDGNPFVISVAPGFSMAHDSLITTEYFAKGIERIFPTVGDLGTELILFEYKDWENKDSKEKNRDAMGLIVRDYYMICPMKHFAQEVLKHKLNIYFYEFGHRSSQEVWPEWMGVSHGAILPFMFGKALIQERNFTEAEQNLSKRVMKVWANFARNGTPHNAEDNFTWPLYTNEDETYTVLKTGSWEVKNNLYSKRCRFMNSVLPKLARQLGETFDGNLWSESVKSDNSCYKDEISEKCHASQHWIEKSSLNLTQLGS, from the exons ATGCCGGCAATTGGAAAGCTTAAATTTCTTGTCTATTTACctatttacatttttgtaataCTTCCCTCACTTTTGAGTGCAAGCAATGAAGAGGATACAGTAGTAGAAATAAAGCAAGGGAAAGTCAGAGGATTTCATCTACCAACACTCTCTGGATCAGTTATAGCTTATCTGGGCATACCTTATGGTGAAGCTCCAACTGAAACACAAAGATTTAAAAAGCCAGAACCACGAAAACCTTGGCGCAGCATTTATAATGCTACTAAATATGGAAAATCCTGTTACCAATGGAAGGATAAGGCCTTTGCTAGTTTTGCAGGTGCAAATATGTGGCAAGTAAACAATGAAATGAGTGAAGACTGCCTCCATCTAAATGTTTGGGTTCCATCATCCAAGCCAAAATCGGCTCAAGTCATGGTCTTCATCTACGGTGGGGCATTTCTTGCTGGCACATCTTCCTTGGAAATATATGACCCAAGCATTCTGACTTTTTCTGAGAACATAATCTTAGTGTCGATGAACTATAGAGTTGGGGCCTTTGGATTTTTGGCATTACCAGCAAACAAGGATATTCCAGGAAATGCTGGCTTGTTTGACCAACAGTTGGCTCTTAAATGGGTTCATGAGAACATTGCTGCTTTCGGTGGAGATCCCAACAGTGTTACTCTCTTTGGACACAGTTCTGGAGCTGCATGTGTAGGCTTTCATTTACTTTCTCCTGGAAGTCAAAAATATGTCAAACGAGTCATTTTACAAAGTGGCTCTGTTAGTGCAGCATGGGCAATAAATACTCATAAAAGGGCAAAGAGGTTAACTTTGAAACTGGCAGACCTCCTAGGATGTCCTATTAATGATGACAGTGCAATGGTAGATTGTCTTAAAAAGATGGATGCTACAAAGATAGTTGACAAACAGTTATATGTTGAAACCATACACCCCTTTGCTCTTACTCGCATAACACCCATTGTTGACTATGACTTTATTAGTGATACACCATCTAATGCTATAaaagagggtttaaaaaaaacagaggttttaATAGGTGGGACTAAGGATGATGGAAATCCTTTTGTAATATCGGTTGCTCCTGGCTTTAGCATGGCACATGACAGCCTTATAactacagaatattttgccaagGGAATTGAACGAATTTTTCCAACAGTTGGAGATCTTGGAACAGAATTAATTTTATTCGAATATAAAGACTGGGAAAATAAAGACAGTAAAGAAAAGAACAGAGACGCCATGGGGCTAATTGTACGAGATTATTATATGATTTGCCCAATGAAGCATTTTGCACAGGAAGTATTAAAACACAAACTCAACATATATTTCTATGAGTTTGGTCATCGATCTTCGCAAGAGGTCTGGCCGGAATGGATGGGAGTCTCCCATGGGGCCATATTGCCATTTATGTTTGGGAAAGCGCTTATCCAAGAAAGAAATTTCACTGAAGCGGAACAAAATCTTAGCAAGCGAGTTATGAAAGTGTGGGCCAACTTTGCAAGAAATGG AACACCTCATAATGCTGAAGACAACTTCACCTGGCCTCTTTACACCAATGAAGATGAAACATACACAGTCCTAAAGACCGGTTCCTGGGAAGTTAAAAATAATCTTTATTCTAAACGTTGTCGGTTCATGAATTCTGTCCTTCCAAAACTTGCCAGACAACTag